Proteins found in one Triticum urartu cultivar G1812 chromosome 4, Tu2.1, whole genome shotgun sequence genomic segment:
- the LOC125550699 gene encoding uncharacterized protein LOC125550699 → MEPRRLERLVFLLCCCAAITCSLHAGAQAQPTLRQQSEGSPHNGAVGRVLSETANRSHSDLSRRTRRIDPLDGLRKYEGGFNITDKHYWSSTVFTGRSGYIIGALWLIGGIIFAGFLLAWKIFFAKSNERERDGAIDDFLDRCHLVSVMLIILLAVFAIVASAIALQGAVRFHSRAESIKDIVGRTALEATATIYNITGAIERMQNISKLYNISSQSFDHLNSTVKALNSEAVEIQAKAKKNMRLVSKGINTLELVIILTVTLNLVVVLVLLVGRPLRLQKLYYMCIALCWVLTVLFWMYFGLYYFLDKFAGDTCAALEEYQLNPKNSTLGAIIPCSEKMSGSVILHDVGAGIHDIIDQVNSNIYAIKSEYTVKQLDYICNPFAGPPAYRYRPENCPSGAATIGDIPQILRRLTCSELGGGANCAPAELSSAIDYDKVQTYTSSIQNVLDIFPGTERLVSCELVKAGFADIVGNQCAPLRRGARATWAALAALSTAMALLVLASAACGGVAGSRHAGDDRHSVRHLTSSSNSEVSETEFAEMHAKKVRVKIVGP, encoded by the exons ATGGAACCGAGGAGGCTGGAGCGGTTAGTGTTTCTGCTCTGCTGCTGTGCGGCCATCACATGCAGTCTGCACGCGGGAGCTCAGGCCCAACCCACTCTACGACAACAATCCGAAGGCTCACCCCACAATGGAGCAG TGGGCAGGGTGTTGTCGGAGACGGCGAATCGGTCGCATAGCGACCTTTCGAGAAGAACGAGAAGAATCGATCCTCTTGATGGCTTGAGGAAGTATGAGGGAGGGTTCAACATCACAGACAAGCATTACTGGAGT TCGACCGTATTTACAGGTAGATCTGGATACATCATTGGTGCATTATGGCTTATTGGTGGCATCATTTTTGCGGGCTTCCTTCTTGCCTGGAAGATTTTCTTCGCCAAAAGTAACGAAAGAGAAAGAGACGGTGCCATCGATGATTTTCTTGACAGATGCCATCTTGTGTCTGTCATGCTTATCATTCTTCTTGCAGTTTTTGCCAT AGTTGCATCGGCAATCGCGCTTCAGGGCGCTGTACGATTTCATTCTAGAGCAGAGTCCATCAAAGATATCGTGGGGAGAACAGCGCTTGAAGCAACGGCGACGATTTACAACATCACAGGAGCCATTGAGAGGATGCAGAATATATCTAAGCTATACAACATTAGTAGCCAATCCTTTGATCATCTGAACTCCACAGTAAAGGCACTGAACTCTGAAGCCGTGGAAATTCAGGCGAAGGCCAAAAAGAACATGCGCTTGGTCAGCAAAGGCATCAACACATT AGAACTTGTCATCATTTTAACCGTGACGCTGAATCTTGTCGTGGTCCTTGTCTTGCTAG TGGGAAGACCTCTGAGGCTACAGAAGTTGTACTACAT GTGCATAGCCTTGTGCTGGGTACTGACAGTCCTCTTCTGGATGTACTTCGGGCTGTACTACTTCCTCGACAAGTTCGCCGGCGACACGTGCGCGGCCCTCGAGGAGTACCAGCTGAACCCCAAGAACAGCACGCTGGGCGCCATCATACCCTGCAGCGAGAAGATGTCCGGCAGCGTCATCCTGCACGATGTTGGTGCAGGCATACATGACATCATAGACCAG GTGAATTCGAACATTTACGCCATCAAGTCGGAGTACACCGTGAAGCAGCTGGACTACATCTGCAACCCGTTCGCCGGGCCGCCGGCGTACCGGTACCGGCCGGAGAACTGCCCTTCCGGCGCAGCCACCATTGGTGACATCCCTCAG ATCCTGAGGAGGCTGACGTGCTCGGAGTTGGGCGGTGGCGCCAACTGCGCGCCGGCCGAGCTCTCGTCGGCGATCGACTACGACAAGGTACAGACGTACACGAGCTCCATCCAGAACGTGCTGGACATCTTCCCGGGCACGGAGCGGCTGGTGAGCTGCGAGCTGGTGAAGGCCGGCTTCGCGGACATCGTGGGCAACCAGTGCGCGCCGCTGCGGCGCGGCGCGCGGGCGACGTGGGCCGCGCTCGCCGCCCTGTCGACGGCCATGGCACTGCTCGTGCTCGCctcggcggcgtgcggcggcgtcGCAGGGTCGCGCCACGCCGGCGACGACCGCCACTCGGTGAGGCACCTCACGTCGTCGTCCAACTCGGAGGTATCGGAGACCGAGTTCGCCGAGATGCACGCCAAGAAGGTGCGAGTGAAGATCGTCGGGCCGTGA